Sequence from the Drosophila innubila isolate TH190305 chromosome 3L unlocalized genomic scaffold, UK_Dinn_1.0 0_D_3L, whole genome shotgun sequence genome:
GATGTTATACTCATTGGTGATGTCATTAATATCATCAGCTATTTCTTTAACCATGCccatattttattgctttctCATTTGCCGTATAATAGCTGGCTTATCGTAAGTCCAAAATTTTTTAGCCGACTCAGTAAGTagcttgtgttttttttttaccagtCTCTCTGGCATTATGGCGACTGCATTCACCTATCTGATGGAGTATACAACAATTCAAGTGCGTCCCAGAATGGCTAATTTTTTCACCTATGCCGTTGTCATGTCCTTTATTTTTGTGCCACGTGAGTATTTCAAAacaaagtattattatttttgagctaATTTAGGATCAATAGTTTTGGCTCATGTCTTTGAGCCCTTGCATACTGTACTGTGGAGCATGGGCAGCTTTCATGTGCGTGTCTGGCGACTTTGTATGCTCCTCAATCTGATACCAGGCATAATTGCCTTAATAGCATTTTCAGTGTTGCCAGAGTCAGCCAAATATTTACTCTCTGTGGGCAATAACGAAGCTGCCTACGAGATACTCAATCGTCTTTGTCTAAGCAATCGCAGAGAGAGCTTGGAGACTCTAAATGTGACCAGAGTTACACAAGCACATATTCCACCTATTCTTGAGAAACAATCGAATTGCATTTATCGCTTGTGGTACGAAACGCTGCCATTGTTTAAGCCACCCTATGTGAAACAGTATGTGATCATCGTATTGATTATTTGCGCCTATTTCTTTGTGTGAGTACTGTAATATATTTAGTAATAGAGAATactataattttgataaaaaaatgaattatttagaTGAATGGAACAAAACTATACAGTTAGataagaaagtgttttgacgaAGGCTGCAACCCGGTTcagaaccgaacctcgtaaaactggttcggttcgggtttttaagcagcctgaaccggatcatgaaccgaacccttgaatttatttactttgagaAACCGAACCTAAACaaaaccgctttctaaaataaatggttcggttcaaaaaaaaaaataaattcataaaatttttggttttcttataGAACACAATTATTTGCGACTTCTGATTAaaaaagtcatatttaaatcttcaaacaaatttaaattatcatcaaaatttgatttcataaaaaaaataaaataaattagttcaaaatgttgagaaaaatgtataacaatacaaatatttttttgtatgaaattgaaacaaggttcgaacccaaaccttgggttcagggggtatataggCCAATCCGCGAACCAAACCGATGTCTTGTTCTATGGCTTGAagcgccgaaccgaacctttgacaaaattttggaggtttgcagccttggttttgattcacaaattttattattattttatttttttgcttttttgataATAAccaagcaaaagaaaatatgaattaaaataagtatccATACTCAATATATGCTTtttttgcaaatgaaaatatgtaaatgtgtaatcactttcttgactaacattatatttgaaccaaaattataaaaaaagtaaattttcattacattttttctgttttcaacAGCGGCAATGGCTTTCAACTGTGGTTCACAGCGATTCGTTATCAACTGACTAATAAGAGGAGTATCATGTGCGATCATTTGAAAGAAGACAATAGTTCACCTAACGATTCGATGTGTACAGATAAGCCCATAAACTATACAGAAAGTATTATTTTGGGCCTTTCTGCTCTGTGCACTTGTGCTTGGATTACCAtattgctttgctttttaagTCGACGCAGCATTATGCTTGTTAATGCGGTTATTTCGACCATTGGTGGACTGAGTctcaattttgtcaaaaatcagcTATTGCAGCTATTTGCCATGGTGATATTCATAACGATGCTAATCATGGCCATTCCACTGGCCAATTCTGCCATAGCCGATATGGTGCCCACGTATTTAAGGtaagcattaaatattataaatttattaaaatctttgttatattttatataatttccaTTATATTCAACTTGAATTTCTCAGGGGTAAAGCAATGAGTTTTTCTCTCACGCTTGCACGTTTATCGGTCATTATTGCCAATAGTATAATTGGACATTTTCTGTACGATTATTGTTTGATTACATTCAATATATTTGTGCTTGTAGTAATTGGTAAGTTTGACACgatgcgtatacttaatatttgtatatataatttcttttatttatttgcagctATTGTCATTTTGATAGCAATTCTACGTGTGTAATAAGCAGACAACTTTTCATatctatattttgtatttttggatACTGTGCGTATACGTGATATGCGTAATTATTTAAGTGACATGCTTgatagaaatttttttacaactaaattgatcattattgtttgttttgagTCCAAATTGCATGGCAGTAGTTTAATTCTACACTCGATGAAAGTCATAGAAAGATTTataagtaatttattattgtttgtacGCGTATGTATTtggaaaatatacaattattataaaatcaatactAATTCTTTTGGTTAAAGTGAGTCACACACTGCGTATGCTTGATATGCCAACTGAATTTTGTGTCAAGAATTCATTTAGAAATCTTTCAAATCAttgtttgataaatattttatacttttatattgtttttatttcttgttgtGTTGTTTAGCATGGCTGAAATTGATGTGGACGATACTGATGTGGACGATGTTTTGGATCTCATCggtaactattaatttttctcaAGTTTTACTCTCATTTTCTGCTTTATAGGATTTGGATACATGCAGTTGTTAATGATGCTGACCTGTGCCATGATTATTCTCTATCTGAACAATGAATTAATGGGCATTAATCTTGTTAATCTATCAATTGACTGTGAATACTCAATAGATAATACGCAGCTCTCAATTTTGTCAATTGCTGCGTTCCTGGGCTTAATTTTAACCTCATCTTATGCTGGCTATAAGACGGATCATATTGGACGACGTACCATGGTGATATATTCATTGATGTTCTCCTTGTTATCAACGTTTTTTTCCTCACTTATGCCCAATTTTTATTCGTTTCTCTTTTGGAGATTTGCCACTGGACTCTGGTTGGTATGAATGggattatatttttgataatttctGTATAGTTTCTGATGTTGTTTGCTAGTATTTCTGGTGCTGGTATTAATAGCTTGACTTATATAACGGAGTTCACGAAAATTGAGCATCGTCCTCGCGTAGTTAATTTCGTATCTCATGCTGTGGCTCTGGGTTCGTTGTATATGCCAGGTAGGTAAGGGGAATCTCTATactaattttcaaaaataaaactaagcttaacaaaatttagcaataaaaattaagaaaactaaaCTAGGAAGCTTCTAATATAGCAATCAAAATTAGGAAAGCAAACTTCgcaataattttataagaaataagaattttagaatacaaaaattaagaaaaagacaaaatcaaatatatttttgacaagtttcaaaataaaccaaaaagagaccctacatttttattaatcaatcATATCAAAATGGCTAAAATCaagtactttaataaatatttatttaatttattaataaaataaaatcaagtactttaataaatatttatttaatttattaataaaataaaatcaagtactttaataaatatttatttaatttattaataaaataaaatcaagtactttaataaatatttatttaatttattaataaaattagatcaagtacttaaataaatatttatttaatttataaataaaatagaccaaaaaaaagacctaacattttaataaatcaattatataaaaatgactAAATTATaagtactttaataaatatttatttaaattactaataaattattttttccttaattttgtcttttaatatttgttttactaatttaactactctgaatattttttcaaGTTGAATTTCGTAATTTATGATGCCTGTCTTTCaaccataatttatttatttgtatttgtcatttctaaattaatattgGGTATTCGTATGAGGTATTATTAAAAGCATTGCCGAGTCTGCTATATTAATAAGTCCTTTATTAATAACCGCAGCTATGGCTAATCTAATGCGTCCTTTGGGTCGAGTGCTTTGGAGTATGGGAGATTATGATGTGCGCGTTTGgcgatttaatttgttgctacaTTGTTTTCCGGGAGTTTTAGCCTTTATTGGCATGTGGGTGTTGCCAGAGACGGCCAAGTTTCTGATCTCCGTGGGAGACTATGATGGCGCCTACAAGGTACTGGATCGCCTCTGTCTGAGAAATCGCAAACAGGATCTAAAGAGTTTTGGCGTCACTGGCGTTACACAACCACGTATGGGTCCCAGACTGTCACAGTCAAAGCGTTTTGTGACACGTTTTGGCCAGGATATGAAGATGATCTTTGGTAGATACTATTTAAAGCCCATTCTGCAAGTTACCATCATACTCAGCGCATTTACTTCTGTGtgagtatattaaaaataacttaacttaatttgcacataatataataataataatagtatgtcaagtaattgctttgacaacgaaaaaagtgcatttaattttattttgataaaaaaaagtagttaAGCTCAGTAaatcttattatttaattttttttaacttgtactaagaatattaagcaactataataaaaaataaatataaaataaataaaaaacaggtgaaggtaattttttaaattattttattatagtttcttatagtttaataattatacttttaaaaattttacaaatatacgtaaattttctgcaaaaaacaattacttgacaaacTGTACACATTTTTTAGGAGCAATGGCTTTACTTTGTGGTTTAATAACAATAagcaactataataaaaaaaattaaatgtaataaaaaaataggtaaaggttattttttaagttattttactATAGTTTCTTAAAGTTCaatatttatgcttttaaaatttttacaaatatacgcatatttttggtaaaaacaattacttgtatatactatatatatatttttcagtgGCAATGGCTTTACTTTGTGGTTCACAAAAATGCGTAATGATTCGTCCTCAAAGGATGCAATACTTTGTGAGTCAATTGATTATTGTCATGCGACAAATGAGACAAGTGGAGAACAAGATTGCTGGCAAAAGAATATATCATATACAGATGGCGTTATCCTAAGTTGCAgtgttttttgctgttgcgTTTTCACGGCTCTGCTGCTCAAGTTTCTAAGACGTCGTACTGTGTTAACTTGTAATGCATTTCTGGCCTCAATGTGTGGCTTTCTGCTCAATTTTGTCAAGCTAAGAGAGCCGCAGCTCGTTTCGCTGGTTCTATTTATAACGCTGTGCACCAGCACAATTTCATTGGCGGGATCTGTTATCATGGATGTGGTGCCAACTTATTTGAGGTGaggaataaatatttatatgtccCTATTAAACAGAAGTAGCTGAATACagtcaaaacacttttttttaatgctttctGCTAAGCTCAAaacagataaaaatttaaatttgatcgtacttatttttatctttcatGTATTTTGTCTCtagcaaaaaaacaataatatctGAGCAGTAACAACTTATAATAACACTTTTGTAAATTCTCACAGAttcttaaaaagtttttctagccaataaattaatacaaaaacacTTTGTATGATTTTTTCGGCTATTaatcacataaaaaaattagtaataacAGCAGAAAACATAGAGCAGAATTGTAACTGataattcttttgttttatattatgaaTACCAAAAGAATTATTGCTCTAGAATACTAATAGAAAAATTGTTGAACGATTTTAGTGATGTCTGAATTTAATtagattaattaaatattccttTTCAGAGGCAAATCGGTGGCCTTAACTTATATGTTGGCACGACTTGCCATTATAATAACAAGTATTTTACATGGACACATGATGTGCGATTAttgtttgatatttattaatttatttgtttattttctatttggtgagttttaatataataattaatgataatatattataatctgtttattaatgatttttgttttcattacaGTGGCCGCTGTTTTATCAATATTTCTACCAGTTTAATAAAACGCTGGCTGCTGTTAATGCAAAATtcgtttatattatttatgaataaaatttgactaTGTTCGGGTACTGTGACGTATACGTGATATGCGTAATTATTTGACAGGCATGCGTCATTAAAACTTTTGCGCAACAaccagagagaaagagagggagtggAATCTGTATTATCAGCGGGCAcaatcagtcaatcaatcattcAATCAATTGAGCGCACACAAAGCACACTGTGAACATTTTGTTTGAGGCAAAAAGGATTATGACAAaagttcaaatatttttctcaagGCCCAtcagccaaaaataaaataaatgtcaaataaaCTTGGCAAAAGTCTCTCTGTGTGGGTGtttatatacatgtatgtatgtgtctgtgtgtttgccGGATATGAATGTGCGTTAAATGTTAAAGCAGCAGGAGactcaaataaaattgagcTAAAGGAAAAGCGGCTTATTGTAAAGAAAGCGGAGGCGAAACATATTGAAAGCAAAGTCAGCAAACTTGCTTAACTGGCGCTATAATAAGGACACTCGACTTGTGGACAGAAGCAGCTAGAAGAAGATACGCGGTGAGTGTGTGGAGTGAGTGAGGATGGGAATAGTAGTAGAAAATGGAGTAGGTGTGGGAGCAAGAGTAGTAGTTAGAGTAGTGGAAGTAAAAGTAGAAAATGGAATACAGAAACTAAGAGGAAGTAGAATgtgagaaaaaataaaaatagtagtaGAAATAGGAGTAGAAATGGGAGTAGAAATAGGAGTAGAAATAGTAGCAAACATATGAGTGGGATTAAGAATGCTAATAGAAATAGAAGAAGGAGTACCTAAAGaaatacaacaacagaagcaaTAGTGGTAGAAGTAGGAATTAGGTGTAAAGGTAAAAGTAGAAGGAGGAAGAGAAGCAGAAAGTGGAACAGAAAGTGGAGCAGAAAAAGGAGTAGATGTAGGAGTATAAGTAGTAGgaattatagttatatttaatAGAAGCAATTCTAATTCAAGAAGAAACTTGCttttaaaaatcgacatagaaataTTGATGtatcgatacatcgaaaaaGATTTCATATGcggaaaatataattttaaaaaaatccttgggtcattattgttgttatagataatatttttaaatttcgttgacatatttctaacattttcaattgcaaacGTATCAGTTTTAAAATGAACATCGATGGATTTTCAATCTAGGATAGATGGATTTTATCTAGatgaattataaaattttctttggcATATTTCTAACTTTTTAAGTGTCAAaagtaacaattttaaatgaaacatTAATGGATTTCAATCGATATATCAAAGAAGAATATGTAGATAacactttataaaattttgttcacgTCGTAAGTTAGAATGGACAGAAGAAATAGTAGCAGAAATTTAAGTAGTAGTAAGTAAAAGTGGACGTTAAAGTAGTAAGTAGAAAAAGGAGTAGATGTggctttttgttttgatttccaTATTTAACGACTTCTTTGTGGcacttcaaatattttttcgttGCTCTTTAGCCTTATATTCGTTTTGTTTGttctttttgctttatttcgCTTACTTATCCATATGCTTTTTGcgtgtttttcatattttaaaagataatttCAAGGTTGAGCTATTTTTGGGCCGTTGAGGACGCCGTTGAAGGGTTTATGTCAGGCGTCAAGCAGTTGTCAGCCAACAGGTAACAGGTAACAGGTAACTGGTAACAGGTAACAGCTAATAAGGCGTGGCAGTTcacgcatgtgtgtgtgtgtgtgagtgtgggagtatgtgtgtgtgtgtggctttgcattttaaataaaatttgttgcgGCTGCTTTTGGTTGCTTTGTGCAAATAGCAGCAATAAGCTGAGATAAGCCCAGCCAAATGATGGCATCAAAAGTTTTCTTGTGTCCTGGGAATTGTCCTgacttttgctttatttatttatatatatatttttttttttgagacagGACTAAGCTGCGTGTGTCTTAATAAGATGACAACAAATGTAAGAGAAAAGCGAAGAAGTAGACAAGAAAAAATTTGTGTAGCTCAAGCAGCGTGCATAATAGGTGAATTGTGTGTGAAAGTGTGTGTTAATTAAGTGGCATGCAACTAGCAGAAAAGACGAGCATTATATTCCCTCCAAATGAAACAGGGAAATGCCCCAAAATGTGTGGCAAGCAAAACGTAGTAACTCAAAAAAACGCAAAGAAAAGTACATTTTGCATTCTTACCAGTGGGTGAGttggttttattattatttgtgtgttatcaaaatacttttgctttgctttcttGTTGTGGTTAtagttatagttgttgttgttgttgtcggtattcgtttataaatattttgcaattagGTGTACAGAAACATTGATGCTGCCAAGCTCAATTTGCAGTGTGGTTTTCAGTtgtataatttacaaaatttaagtttcttgtggtttttcttttttttttgtttgactaCTCGCAAATTATTTCATTGCGATTTACAGCcgtgcaaatatatatataaatatttatttggttatttgaaaattgagtGTCTGAGGTGCATTCGCTATAATCTTTGTGATTTAAcgatttagtttaaatttaattttttttttaagtttagt
This genomic interval carries:
- the LOC117788817 gene encoding synaptic vesicle glycoprotein 2B-like translates to MSTDIDVVLDLIGLGWTQLLIFLSCSMAMIYFVNEIMGISIVAISIACEFNLSPTELFLLRSAGFMGMILFTYYVGYKSDQIGRRKAMLYSLVMSLISSAISLTMPIFYCFLICRIIAGLSLSGIMATAFTYLMEYTTIQVRPRMANFFTYAVVMSFIFVPLLAHVFEPLHTVLWSMGSFHVRVWRLCMLLNLIPGIIALIAFSVLPESAKYLLSVGNNEAAYEILNRLCLSNRRESLETLNVTRVTQAHIPPILEKQSNCIYRLWYETLPLFKPPYVKQYVIIVLIICAYFFVGNGFQLWFTAIRYQLTNKRSIMCDHLKEDNSSPNDSMCTDKPINYTESIILGLSALCTCAWITILLCFLSRRSIMLVNAVISTIGGLSLNFVKNQLLQLFAMVIFITMLIMAIPLANSAIADMVPTYLRGKAMSFSLTLARLSVIIANSIIGHFLYDYCLITFNIFVLVVIAIVILIAILRV